In Chryseobacterium gleum, a single genomic region encodes these proteins:
- a CDS encoding biotin--[acetyl-CoA-carboxylase] ligase, translated as MSQLFYLKECSSTNDEISKFLLYGNSDFTGLHTFNQTKGRGQYGNTWTQTAGKNLAYTLAVNTQNILCSDFIFNYYTAMIIRDFLAKLSDSEVKIKWPNDIILKGKKIVGILIEKKKFNQNNYFIIGAGINILQENFDEISNAGSLLTQTGIEFDLEDFAQNLHEFLTEKLKDIPSDQEILDGFNTNLFRKDQISVFEIEKERQNGIIRKADEKGELWIELEDGMHSFYHKEVKLLY; from the coding sequence ATGAGCCAACTCTTCTACCTGAAAGAATGTTCTTCTACTAATGACGAAATATCAAAGTTTTTACTTTACGGAAATTCAGATTTTACAGGGCTTCATACTTTTAATCAGACTAAAGGCCGTGGTCAGTATGGAAATACCTGGACTCAGACTGCCGGTAAAAACCTGGCGTATACGCTGGCAGTGAATACTCAGAACATCTTGTGCTCTGACTTTATATTCAATTACTATACCGCAATGATAATCCGGGATTTCCTTGCCAAATTGTCTGACTCAGAGGTAAAAATCAAATGGCCGAATGATATTATCCTTAAAGGTAAAAAAATCGTTGGAATTTTAATAGAAAAGAAAAAATTTAATCAAAATAATTATTTCATCATAGGAGCCGGAATCAATATTCTGCAGGAAAATTTTGATGAAATATCCAACGCAGGATCACTCCTGACGCAAACAGGAATAGAATTTGACCTTGAAGACTTTGCCCAAAACCTTCATGAATTCCTTACTGAAAAACTGAAAGACATTCCATCTGATCAGGAAATACTGGACGGATTCAATACCAACCTTTTCAGAAAAGATCAGATATCAGTCTTTGAAATTGAAAAAGAGCGACAAAATGGCATCATCCGAAAAGCAGACGAAAAAGGTGAACTCTGGATTGAGCTGGAAGACGGGATGCATTCCTTTTACCACAAGGAAGTAAAATTACTTTACTGA
- the rsfS gene encoding ribosome silencing factor → MNKTAEKQALIDKIVEAIQDVKGEDIMIFDLSNIENSVAETFVICSGNSNTQVAALAGSVEKKVRNELHDRPWHVEGAENAMWVLVDYVSVVVHIFQKQVREYYDIEELWGDAVITRIENE, encoded by the coding sequence ATGAATAAAACAGCAGAAAAACAAGCATTAATAGATAAAATCGTTGAAGCTATCCAGGACGTAAAAGGTGAAGATATTATGATCTTTGATCTTTCCAACATCGAAAACTCCGTAGCAGAAACATTCGTAATATGTAGTGGAAACTCAAATACACAGGTGGCTGCATTGGCAGGAAGTGTTGAGAAAAAAGTAAGAAACGAGTTGCACGACAGACCTTGGCACGTAGAAGGTGCTGAAAATGCGATGTGGGTACTGGTAGATTACGTTTCAGTGGTGGTTCATATATTCCAGAAACAGGTACGTGAGTACTACGATATAGAAGAGCTTTGGGGTGACGCAGTCATTACCAGAATTGAAAATGAATAA